The proteins below are encoded in one region of Methanofollis aquaemaris:
- a CDS encoding LEA type 2 family protein gives MKLTPILAILAIAVFIAGCTSEPPVGPPEVTVTGVAVSDLSLESMDLVVFLAVDNPNPIEVTISRVEMDVSYSKDRAEVLLGSGTKGAITVPASNRTEVTVPITMDNAAMLSAAAVLLLSGELEVKVEGTMTIDAGIASFDVPFEKTEKVSVRE, from the coding sequence ATGAAACTCACTCCAATCCTGGCCATTCTCGCGATCGCGGTCTTCATCGCCGGATGCACCTCAGAACCGCCAGTCGGGCCGCCGGAGGTCACCGTCACCGGCGTAGCCGTCAGTGACCTCAGCCTGGAGAGCATGGACCTGGTGGTCTTCCTTGCCGTGGACAACCCGAACCCGATCGAGGTGACGATCAGCAGGGTGGAGATGGACGTCTCCTACTCGAAAGACAGAGCCGAGGTGCTGCTCGGCTCAGGAACCAAAGGAGCGATCACCGTCCCGGCATCCAACCGGACCGAAGTCACGGTCCCGATCACCATGGACAATGCGGCCATGCTCTCTGCGGCCGCGGTTCTGCTCCTCTCCGGAGAACTTGAGGTGAAAGTGGAAGGCACGATGACCATCGATGCAGGCATCGCCTCGTTCGACGTGCCATTCGAGAAGACAGAGAAAGTATCGGTGCGTGAATGA